CCGACAACGCGGGTGCTGGCGCCACAGACTACATGCACCTCTTCGGCCTCGTGGCCCTGGGCTACATGTGGGCCAGGATCGCGAAGGCCGCACAGACGAAGAAGGCTCAGGGCAACGGCGTCGCGGCCAAGATGGATGCGAAACTGCTTACGGGCCGCTTCTTCATGGAGCGCATGATGCCTGAGACCGGGATGCGCCTCGCGCGCATTTCCGCCGGTGCGGACACCACCATGGCGCTGCCGATGGAAGCCTTCTAACCGACAAGTGTCATCCCGGCCGGAGCGTGAGCGAAGAGCCGGGATCGCATGACGAGTATAGTGCCTCATTCTGATAACGATCCCGGGTCGCGCTTCGCTTGCCCGGGATGACGCTCAAATAAAGCTGGGAGACCGCCATGGCTGAAGCCTATATCTACGACGCTGTTCGCACGCCGCGCGGGCGCGGCAAGCCGGATGGGTCATTGCACGAGGTTCCGGCGGTCGATCTCGCCGTGACGGCGCTCGATGCGATCCGCAAGCGCAACGATCTCGATCCCATGCTGGTGGAGGACGTGGTGCTCGGCTGCGTCGACCCGGTCGGCGAGGCCGGCGGCGACATTGCGCGCGCGGCGGCCCTAAAGGCAGGTTTCGGCAAGGAAGTGCCGGGCGTGCAGATCAACCGCTTCTGCGCCTCGGGCCTGGATGCGGTGAATTTCGCCGCCGCGCAGATCATGTCCGGCATGAAGGACATCGCCATCGGCGGCGGCGTCGAATCCATGAGCCGCATCGGCATGGGAGCATCGGGCGGCGCATGGCCGGTCGATCCCGGCATCGCCATTCCCACCTATTTTCTTCCGCAGGGCATCTCGGCCGATCTGATCGCCACGAAATACGGTTTCTCGCGCGATGACGTGGATGCCTATGCGGTCGAGTCGCAGAAGCGCGCCGCGAAGGCCTGGGACGAGGGGCGCTTCACGAAATCCGTCGTGCCCGTGAAGGATGTCAACGGCATCACGATCCTGTCCAGGGACGAGCACATGCGGCCGCAGACCGACATGCAGTCGCTCGGGCAGCTGAAAGCCGCCTTCGTGCAGATGGGCGAGATGGGAGGTTTCGACGCGGTGGCCATCGCGGCCCATCCGGACGTGGAATTCGTCAACCACGTGCATCACGCCGGCAATTCGTCTGGCATCGTGGACGGCGCCGCTGCCGTTCTCGTCGGCAGCAAGGAGGGCGGCGCGAAGGCAGGCCTGAAGCCGCGCGCGCGCCTCAAAGGCTTCGCCTCCATCGGCTCGGACCTCGCGCTCATGCTCACCGGCCCCATCGACGTGTCGGAACTCGCTTTGCGCAAGGCCGGCATGACGAAGGACGATATCGACCTCTTCGAGATCAACGAGGCGTTCTCCTCCGTGGTGCTGCGCTACATGCAGGCCATGGATCTCGATCCGGCCAAGGTCAACGTGAACGGTGGCGCCATCGCGATGGGCCATCCGCTCGGCGCCACCGGCGCCATGATTCTCGGGACGGTACTCGACGAACTGGAACGCACGAACAAGCAGACGGCCCTGATCACGCTGTGCGTCGCCGCCGGCATGGGCACGGCTGCGATCATCGAGCGGGTTTGAGACAGCGGGAAGGGGAGAAGCATCATGACGAATTTCACCAATTTCCGCTTCGAGATCGATTCCGACGGCATCGCGCTTGCGACCTGGGACATGCCCGGTCGCTCCATGAACGTGATCACGCCCGAAGTGATGGGAGAGCTGGAGCGGATCATCGAGACGGTCGCCGGCGATGAGGCGATCAAGGGCTGCGTCATCACCTCCGGCAAGGAGGCATTCTCGGGCGGCGCCGATCTCACCATGCTCCAGGGACTCGGCGCCGAATACGGACGCCTCGCGAAGGAGAAGGGCGAAGAGACCGCCATGCAGTTCTTCTTCGAGGAATCGCGCAAGCTCTCGCTGCTTTATCGCCGTCTCGAAACGAGCGGCAAGCCTTTCGCCGCCGCCATCCACGGCGTGTGTCTCGGCGGTGCCTTCGAGCTGGCGCTTGCCTGTCACTTCCGTGTTCTGTCTGACGTGGATGCTACCCGGGTGGGCCTGCCCGAGGTGAAGGTCGGGCTATTCCCCGGCGCCGGGGGCACGCAGCGCGTGGCGCGCCTCATGCAGACGGGCGATGCCCTGCAGATGCTGTTCAAAGGCGAGCAGCTCCGCCCGCTCATGGCGCGCAACATGGGTCTCGTCCATGCGGTCGCCCCGCGCGACCAGATCGTGCAGGCGGCGAAGGACTGGATCAAGCAAGGCGGTTCCGCCGTCGCAGCCTGGGACCAGAAGGGCTACAAGCTGCCTTCCAACAAGGTCTATTCTGCGGCCGGCATGCAGATCTGGCCGCCGGCGAACGCCATCTACCGCCGCGAGACGCAGGACAATTACCCGGCAATCCGCGCAATCCTCGAATCCGTCTACCAGGGACTGCAGCTGCCGATGGATCTCGCCCTGAAGGTGGAATCGCGGTGGTTCGCCAAGATCCTGCGCTCGAAGGAGGCGGCGGCGATGATCCGCACGCTCTTCATCTCCATGCAGGATCTCAACAAGGGCGCCCGCCGTCCCAAGGACGTGCCGCCGACGAGCCTGAAGAAGGTGGGCGTGGTCGGCGCGGGCTTCATGGGCGCGAGCGTCGCCTATGTCACGGCCCATGCGGGTCTCGAGGTCGTGCTCATCGACCGCGACATGGAGGCCGCCGAGAAGGGCAAGGCCCATTCGCACAAGCTCATGTCGGACCAGATCATGAAGGGGCGCGCCAAGACGGCGGATCGCGATGCGCTGTTGTCCCGCATCACGCCATCGGCCGATTACGGCGATCT
This region of Microvirga mediterraneensis genomic DNA includes:
- a CDS encoding FAD-dependent oxidoreductase, which translates into the protein MTNFTNFRFEIDSDGIALATWDMPGRSMNVITPEVMGELERIIETVAGDEAIKGCVITSGKEAFSGGADLTMLQGLGAEYGRLAKEKGEETAMQFFFEESRKLSLLYRRLETSGKPFAAAIHGVCLGGAFELALACHFRVLSDVDATRVGLPEVKVGLFPGAGGTQRVARLMQTGDALQMLFKGEQLRPLMARNMGLVHAVAPRDQIVQAAKDWIKQGGSAVAAWDQKGYKLPSNKVYSAAGMQIWPPANAIYRRETQDNYPAIRAILESVYQGLQLPMDLALKVESRWFAKILRSKEAAAMIRTLFISMQDLNKGARRPKDVPPTSLKKVGVVGAGFMGASVAYVTAHAGLEVVLIDRDMEAAEKGKAHSHKLMSDQIMKGRAKTADRDALLSRITPSADYGDLADCDLVIEAVFEDPKVKAEVIGKVEAAIRPDCIFASNTSTLPISGLARQSKKPEQFIGIHFFSPVEKMMLVEIIMGKETGDTALATALDYVRLIKKTPIVVNDSRGFFANRCVLAYILEGHLMFTEGLPAAMIEQAGKQAGMPVGPLSLNDEVGVDLGLKILRATKAQLGEASIVPQQEQLLATLVEKEGRLGRKNRKGFYDYPEGGQKRLWPNLKDLQAKHVEAELVDMQELKQRLLVTQALEAARTFEEGVITDPREADVGSILGFGFAPYTGGALSYIDFMGAKAFVELCRSLQAKHGDRFAPPKILLDMAASGDTFYGRAGARKAA
- a CDS encoding acetyl-CoA C-acetyltransferase — its product is MAEAYIYDAVRTPRGRGKPDGSLHEVPAVDLAVTALDAIRKRNDLDPMLVEDVVLGCVDPVGEAGGDIARAAALKAGFGKEVPGVQINRFCASGLDAVNFAAAQIMSGMKDIAIGGGVESMSRIGMGASGGAWPVDPGIAIPTYFLPQGISADLIATKYGFSRDDVDAYAVESQKRAAKAWDEGRFTKSVVPVKDVNGITILSRDEHMRPQTDMQSLGQLKAAFVQMGEMGGFDAVAIAAHPDVEFVNHVHHAGNSSGIVDGAAAVLVGSKEGGAKAGLKPRARLKGFASIGSDLALMLTGPIDVSELALRKAGMTKDDIDLFEINEAFSSVVLRYMQAMDLDPAKVNVNGGAIAMGHPLGATGAMILGTVLDELERTNKQTALITLCVAAGMGTAAIIERV